In one Bradyrhizobium cosmicum genomic region, the following are encoded:
- a CDS encoding PRC-barrel domain-containing protein, translated as MRSAGWLSLSVAIVAGLTVAMSRAAEEPPAASSEVNAPATAAPPASTVPVTPKDAAPPPSVTIIGAADAHGVLGRDVLSAANEDMGRIVDVIVDRSGHVRAAVIDFGGFLGVGSRKIVVDWNAMRFGKIVNKKDSITLELTKAQVAAAPEYKEDTPMVVLGASGSLQPLQAVQ; from the coding sequence ATGCGTAGCGCCGGATGGTTGTCCCTGAGCGTCGCGATCGTCGCGGGATTGACGGTCGCGATGTCGCGTGCCGCCGAGGAGCCGCCCGCGGCCTCGAGCGAAGTGAATGCGCCGGCGACGGCAGCGCCGCCGGCCTCGACGGTTCCGGTCACGCCGAAGGACGCCGCCCCGCCGCCGTCGGTGACGATCATCGGCGCCGCCGATGCGCATGGCGTGCTCGGCCGTGACGTGCTCAGCGCGGCGAACGAGGACATGGGCCGGATCGTCGACGTCATCGTCGACCGGAGCGGCCACGTGCGCGCCGCCGTGATCGATTTCGGCGGCTTCCTCGGCGTCGGCAGCCGCAAGATCGTGGTGGACTGGAACGCGATGCGGTTCGGCAAGATTGTCAACAAGAAGGACAGCATCACGCTGGAACTGACCAAGGCGCAGGTCGCGGCCGCGCCGGAATACAAGGAAGACACGCCGATGGTCGTGCTCGGGGCGTCCGGGAGCCTGCAGCCGCTGCAAGCTGTTCAGTGA